The Zobellia alginiliquefaciens genome contains a region encoding:
- a CDS encoding RagB/SusD family nutrient uptake outer membrane protein, translated as MKLAIKIKHVSVLLLGMILLSACESYIEEDIFSDITSENFIEEGTADQLVVGVYASLRSVYKDYNLQFLGTDLFTIKAELNSVSATNDYFGFVSGVGASAWNNNYNVVAKANTAINRYENQIDWSDSNLDEKAYGIAQAKALRGLAFFNMVQHYGGLVLDLEEPTSIRSDYTRSSEEETYAQIISDLESAIPDLKENPETGRFSKRAAQHVLAEVYLTKGYTSFGSTADFNMAAELAEDAIGSYDIRSQSFAEVFAYDNQVNEEILFAIQWGTDGLATDQVNTKHSLFMNQVANYPGVNRTTTPYGFSDFNAMPTPFFYSLFSDNDARENETIHRAILADGDEPAGPDPIVAGDTIVYYPKVALDQVELEERLNRYWVYQPNQYLFGRPDDIPGVNYLYSLNPERTNFPIFKKFDDEIFSETTDGARDTFVYRVAGTHLLAAEAYLAAGNSSAALTHLNIVRERATGIANEYTTVTVDDILNERALELAGEANRWAVLKRTGKLEERINAYNPHVQDHGAFDASIHLLRPIPSGELELSDGSLTQNPGY; from the coding sequence ATGAAACTAGCTATAAAAATAAAGCACGTAAGCGTCCTGCTTTTGGGCATGATTTTATTAAGTGCATGTGAGAGTTATATCGAAGAAGATATTTTTTCAGATATAACCAGTGAGAATTTTATTGAAGAAGGAACTGCAGACCAATTGGTGGTAGGTGTCTACGCATCTTTGCGGTCTGTCTATAAAGATTATAATTTGCAGTTTTTAGGTACGGATTTATTTACCATTAAAGCGGAACTTAATTCGGTATCAGCTACCAATGATTATTTTGGTTTTGTTTCAGGTGTAGGAGCTTCTGCTTGGAACAATAACTATAATGTAGTAGCCAAGGCCAATACGGCAATCAACCGTTATGAGAACCAAATCGATTGGAGTGATTCCAATCTGGATGAGAAGGCGTATGGCATAGCACAAGCCAAGGCTTTACGTGGGTTGGCATTTTTTAATATGGTACAGCACTATGGAGGATTGGTTTTGGACTTGGAAGAACCAACATCCATTCGTTCCGATTACACGAGAAGCTCCGAAGAGGAGACCTATGCACAGATCATTAGTGATTTAGAATCGGCAATTCCAGATTTAAAAGAAAACCCTGAAACCGGGCGTTTTTCCAAAAGAGCGGCGCAACATGTATTGGCAGAGGTTTATTTAACCAAAGGATATACTTCTTTTGGAAGTACGGCAGACTTTAATATGGCCGCTGAACTTGCTGAAGATGCCATTGGTTCTTATGACATAAGATCACAATCTTTTGCAGAGGTTTTTGCCTATGATAACCAAGTAAATGAAGAAATTCTATTTGCAATTCAGTGGGGTACGGATGGGCTCGCAACGGATCAGGTAAATACAAAACATTCGCTTTTTATGAACCAAGTGGCAAATTATCCGGGTGTGAATAGAACGACTACACCTTACGGTTTTAGTGACTTCAATGCAATGCCAACGCCATTTTTCTATTCCTTGTTTTCGGATAATGACGCTCGGGAAAATGAAACAATTCACAGGGCCATTCTTGCTGATGGTGATGAGCCAGCAGGTCCAGACCCTATTGTAGCTGGAGATACAATTGTGTATTACCCAAAAGTGGCTTTAGATCAAGTGGAATTAGAAGAGCGTTTAAATAGGTATTGGGTGTATCAACCGAACCAATATTTGTTTGGTCGCCCAGATGATATTCCGGGTGTCAATTACCTCTATTCTTTAAACCCAGAGCGTACCAACTTTCCGATTTTCAAGAAGTTTGATGACGAAATTTTTAGCGAGACAACTGATGGTGCTAGAGATACTTTTGTCTATCGTGTAGCGGGAACACATTTGTTAGCTGCTGAAGCCTATTTGGCGGCAGGCAATTCATCCGCCGCTTTAACGCATCTAAATATTGTTAGGGAACGTGCAACGGGAATCGCAAATGAGTATACAACTGTAACCGTAGACGATATTCTTAATGAGAGAGCATTGGAGTTAGCTGGCGAAGCTAATCGTTGGGCGGTTTTGAAGCGAACAGGAAAATTAGAGGAGCGCATCAATGCTTACAATCCCCATGTTCAGGATCATGGTGCTTTTGACGCGAGTATTCACTTGTTAAGACCTATTCCTTCTGGTGAACTGGAACTTTCTGATGGTTCCTTGACCCAGAACCCAGGATATTAA
- a CDS encoding SusC/RagA family TonB-linked outer membrane protein, which yields MKKNKLLLLILLIGVSAMSWAQTTVSGIVLDAQSVPLPGANVVVKGTTNGVVTDFDGNFSLEVENSNATLDVSYIGFESKSVKLDGSGSYTIQLVESSTGLEEVVVIGYGSVKKSDLTGAVASLDTETLTEQKKTDIGQAIQGRVAGVDVRALSSKPGAPLSIKIRGNTVITNTNASRDGVSDNVADDLSKPLYVVDGIFFDDINVLNPADIEQMDILKDASATAIYGSRGANGVVIITTKNGIEGKTVFTYDSSFGLRTATNVPDLFDGPEYVQFVDDVLRARAWGGTGSVADYNNISIDRSTEFQSSNEEASNVANGRYTDWMGLYQKAGIQTSHTLGMSGGSNGLVYNASLGYLNDEGVMGIEGYERYNISASVSKKVSDKFTVGVKAYLAFAEREEGSRELFRSTLRLAPTVNPFDADGEPILFPDDQDLRFVHPIYDAEGAWRLNTKTLDVIANVFLNYKPTEWLNFKTQFAPNITSQRFGEFRGLLTKSSRNDPSRIQSHYQSDFNTSYTWDNILDFDFDLAPDHNLKTTLITSLYYNNNEGSDIQVRNFDTDAYLFYNTEGGTDIRDFGSFYQKETLSSFAGRLNYSIKDRYLFTFTGRYDGSSKLSEGNKWNFFPSAAFAWRASEENFLQNADWLNNLKFRVSYGEAGNDSTVGAYSSLAFLSSSNYLFGDNATVGKIVAGLPNENLTWEVSKEYNLGVDLSIINNRIGVGFEYYNKETEGSILARTLSNITGYDSALGNFGSVRNSGVELTLNTVNVRTDNFSWRTSINYTKNTNEIVEIDGDLDEIPFGDHGVLKIGSPVDAIWNTEVAGIWQVDEAAEAASYGNLPGQYKFVDQNNDGTIDQDDKVILGQNSPDWIGGMTNTFNYKNLEMNVQVYTRQGAYGHSEFYQNFSTSGDGAVFNSLDLDYWTPNNPNGSYPIPDYGNSGWTYEDLSFVRVGNIGLAYQFPQNLVDRLKMSKLRMSLDVQNPFTFTDYKGPDPETALQNSYNMTYAVKTVLFGLKLAF from the coding sequence ATGAAAAAAAATAAACTCTTATTACTGATTCTTCTGATTGGAGTCTCTGCCATGTCTTGGGCGCAGACTACGGTTAGTGGAATTGTATTAGACGCGCAAAGCGTGCCACTACCTGGCGCTAATGTCGTGGTTAAAGGAACAACAAATGGAGTGGTAACCGATTTTGATGGTAACTTTTCTCTTGAAGTTGAAAACAGTAACGCCACACTAGATGTTTCTTACATTGGTTTTGAGAGCAAATCAGTGAAATTAGATGGGTCTGGTAGTTATACCATTCAACTTGTAGAATCTTCAACAGGTCTTGAAGAAGTGGTTGTTATTGGTTATGGCTCTGTAAAAAAGAGTGATTTGACCGGTGCGGTGGCATCGTTAGATACAGAGACTTTGACCGAACAAAAGAAAACTGATATTGGTCAGGCTATACAAGGTAGGGTAGCAGGTGTTGACGTTAGGGCATTGAGTTCAAAACCTGGAGCTCCATTATCAATAAAAATTAGAGGTAATACGGTTATTACAAATACTAATGCGAGCAGAGATGGGGTAAGTGATAATGTGGCCGACGACCTTTCAAAACCTTTGTATGTAGTGGATGGTATTTTCTTTGATGATATTAATGTTCTGAATCCTGCCGATATTGAACAGATGGATATCCTTAAAGATGCATCCGCAACGGCAATCTACGGATCAAGGGGTGCAAATGGGGTGGTTATTATTACAACCAAGAATGGTATAGAAGGAAAAACTGTTTTTACTTACGATTCTTCTTTTGGTCTGCGAACGGCAACGAATGTTCCTGATTTGTTCGATGGTCCAGAATATGTTCAATTTGTAGATGACGTTTTAAGGGCAAGAGCTTGGGGAGGCACCGGTTCTGTGGCCGATTATAATAATATTTCGATTGATAGGTCTACCGAATTTCAAAGTTCAAATGAGGAAGCTTCTAATGTTGCCAATGGAAGATATACGGATTGGATGGGGCTTTATCAAAAAGCAGGAATTCAGACAAGCCACACCTTGGGGATGTCGGGTGGTAGTAACGGACTTGTTTACAATGCTTCCTTGGGATATCTTAATGACGAAGGAGTTATGGGGATTGAAGGATACGAGCGTTATAATATAAGTGCATCTGTATCAAAGAAAGTATCCGATAAATTTACTGTTGGTGTAAAAGCGTATTTGGCATTTGCCGAACGTGAAGAAGGTAGTAGGGAACTGTTTAGAAGTACACTCCGTTTAGCACCTACGGTAAACCCGTTCGATGCTGATGGAGAGCCAATTTTATTTCCGGACGACCAAGATTTACGTTTTGTACATCCTATTTATGATGCAGAAGGGGCCTGGCGATTAAATACAAAAACTTTAGATGTTATCGCAAACGTGTTCTTAAATTATAAACCAACGGAATGGTTGAATTTTAAAACACAGTTCGCGCCTAACATTACTTCACAACGCTTTGGTGAGTTTAGAGGTCTTTTGACAAAGTCATCGCGTAATGATCCTAGTCGGATTCAATCTCATTATCAGTCAGATTTTAACACCTCTTACACGTGGGATAATATTTTAGACTTTGATTTTGACCTTGCGCCGGACCATAATTTGAAGACGACACTTATTACCTCATTATATTATAACAACAACGAAGGCAGCGATATACAAGTCAGGAATTTTGACACGGATGCCTATCTTTTCTATAATACGGAAGGTGGAACGGATATACGGGATTTTGGCAGCTTCTATCAAAAAGAAACTTTGTCGTCATTCGCCGGTCGTTTAAACTATTCCATTAAAGACCGATACCTTTTCACTTTTACGGGAAGATATGACGGTTCATCAAAATTATCTGAAGGAAATAAATGGAACTTCTTTCCATCCGCAGCTTTTGCATGGAGAGCTAGTGAAGAAAATTTTCTGCAAAACGCAGATTGGCTGAACAATTTAAAGTTCAGGGTAAGTTATGGTGAGGCAGGTAACGATAGTACAGTAGGTGCGTATAGCTCGCTTGCCTTTTTATCATCATCAAATTATCTTTTTGGGGACAATGCCACTGTGGGTAAAATAGTAGCAGGACTGCCAAATGAAAATTTAACCTGGGAGGTTTCAAAAGAATATAACCTAGGAGTAGACCTTTCCATAATCAATAATAGAATTGGTGTAGGTTTTGAATACTACAATAAAGAAACAGAGGGTAGTATTCTGGCAAGAACACTTTCCAATATTACAGGCTATGATTCAGCTCTAGGTAATTTTGGATCGGTTAGAAACAGTGGGGTAGAGCTTACACTAAATACGGTTAATGTGCGAACGGATAATTTTTCATGGCGAACAAGCATCAACTATACCAAGAACACCAATGAAATAGTAGAAATAGATGGTGATTTAGATGAAATTCCTTTTGGAGACCACGGAGTTTTGAAAATAGGTTCTCCTGTTGATGCTATTTGGAATACGGAAGTTGCTGGCATTTGGCAAGTTGATGAAGCGGCTGAAGCTGCCTCTTATGGAAATTTACCCGGTCAATATAAGTTTGTAGACCAAAATAATGATGGTACAATCGATCAAGATGACAAGGTAATTTTGGGTCAAAATTCACCGGATTGGATAGGAGGTATGACAAACACATTCAATTACAAGAATTTGGAGATGAATGTGCAGGTATATACAAGACAAGGTGCTTATGGGCATTCAGAGTTTTATCAGAACTTCTCTACTTCTGGAGATGGGGCGGTTTTCAATAGCTTGGACTTGGATTACTGGACACCCAATAATCCTAATGGTTCCTACCCAATCCCAGATTATGGAAATTCAGGTTGGACGTATGAAGATCTATCATTTGTACGAGTCGGGAATATTGGTTTAGCGTACCAATTTCCTCAAAATTTAGTCGATAGGTTAAAAATGTCAAAATTAAGAATGTCTCTTGATGTTCAAAACCCATTCACTTTTACAGATTACAAGGGGCCAGATCCTGAGACTGCCCTGCAGAACTCGTACAATATGACCTACGCGGTAAAAACAGTTTTATTCGGTCTAAAATTAGCATTTTAA
- a CDS encoding 3-keto-disaccharide hydrolase, whose product MNSKHSFLFLVAAAFACNVSAQKHSSTPPEVSPMPMKPQMTEIWEPEVPVVTPAKTLGDAPSDAIILFDGSSLDQWVSQKDNTKPAPWKIVDNDHFEVVPGTGGISTKMKFGDCQLHIEFSAPDKVEGESQGRGNSGLFLQNRYELQILDSYNNRTYRNGQAGSIYKDHAPLVNAMRGPLEWNTYDVIYRAPRFKEDGRLDSKAEITVLHNGVLVQNNTVINGITYYIGLHNYPSAHGDDVISLQDHGNKTQFRNIWLRKL is encoded by the coding sequence ATGAACTCAAAACACTCTTTTCTTTTTTTGGTAGCCGCAGCATTTGCATGTAACGTATCTGCTCAAAAGCACTCAAGTACACCCCCCGAAGTTTCTCCAATGCCAATGAAGCCCCAAATGACCGAAATTTGGGAACCTGAAGTTCCTGTTGTTACTCCGGCAAAAACTTTGGGAGATGCTCCTTCTGATGCTATTATTCTGTTTGATGGAAGTAGCCTTGATCAATGGGTAAGCCAAAAAGACAATACAAAACCAGCTCCATGGAAAATTGTGGACAATGACCATTTTGAAGTAGTACCGGGAACAGGTGGTATTAGCACTAAAATGAAATTTGGGGATTGCCAACTGCATATAGAATTTAGTGCACCTGACAAAGTGGAAGGAGAAAGCCAAGGAAGAGGTAATAGTGGTTTGTTCTTGCAGAACAGATATGAACTTCAGATTTTGGATTCGTATAATAACAGAACCTACCGTAACGGACAAGCGGGTAGTATTTATAAGGACCATGCACCTTTGGTAAACGCTATGCGAGGGCCGTTGGAGTGGAATACGTATGATGTAATCTATAGAGCGCCAAGGTTTAAAGAAGATGGTAGATTAGATTCAAAAGCGGAAATTACTGTACTTCACAATGGTGTTTTGGTGCAGAACAATACGGTTATCAACGGAATTACATACTATATAGGTTTACACAATTACCCATCTGCGCATGGTGATGATGTTATTTCATTGCAAGATCACGGTAATAAAACCCAGTTTAGAAATATCTGGTTAAGAAAACTGTAG
- a CDS encoding DegT/DnrJ/EryC1/StrS family aminotransferase, which yields MPGFELFGDKERQQVNDVLDSGVLMRYGFDGMRNGHWKALELEKALSEKMQVKHTQLVSSGTAALTVALASAGVGAGDEVIMPTFTFVASFESILAIGAVPILVDVDATLALSPQAVEEAITDRTKVVMPVHMCGSMADLKALKAICDTHDLLLLEDACQAIGGTFENKPLGSYGDLGCFSFDYVKTVTCGEGGAVVTNNDAYKTNADHYSDHGHDHVGKDRGAETHPFLGYNYRISELHAAVGLAQMERLDEFLAIQKKNYTILRGALQDLPNVEFRKVPEGGEESYAFLTFFLPDTNTAKQTHTALGKAGVDACFYWYDNNWHYYREWQHLIEKRSLGKLPQEVYKQLPDYSKSDFSASDKWVGRTISCLIKLSWSEEEVKERAQKMVQIISQA from the coding sequence ATGCCAGGATTTGAATTATTCGGAGACAAGGAGCGCCAACAAGTTAATGATGTATTAGACTCAGGAGTACTGATGCGTTACGGTTTTGATGGAATGCGGAATGGCCACTGGAAAGCCCTTGAACTTGAAAAAGCACTCTCAGAGAAAATGCAGGTGAAACATACTCAATTGGTGAGTAGCGGCACAGCTGCTTTAACGGTAGCGTTAGCAAGTGCAGGTGTTGGTGCAGGTGATGAAGTGATTATGCCCACATTTACTTTTGTAGCCAGTTTTGAATCTATTTTGGCTATTGGAGCAGTTCCTATTTTGGTTGATGTTGATGCTACTTTAGCGTTAAGTCCACAAGCGGTAGAAGAGGCTATCACGGACAGAACAAAAGTGGTCATGCCTGTACACATGTGCGGTTCAATGGCAGACTTAAAGGCTTTGAAAGCCATTTGTGATACACATGATTTGTTGTTGTTGGAGGATGCCTGTCAGGCAATTGGCGGTACTTTTGAAAATAAACCTTTAGGTAGTTATGGAGATTTAGGTTGTTTTTCTTTTGATTATGTAAAGACGGTAACTTGTGGGGAAGGAGGAGCTGTTGTCACAAATAATGATGCTTATAAAACCAATGCCGACCATTATTCGGATCACGGACATGATCATGTAGGAAAGGATAGGGGAGCGGAGACACATCCTTTTTTAGGATACAATTATAGAATATCGGAATTGCATGCAGCGGTTGGTTTGGCCCAGATGGAAAGATTGGACGAATTTCTAGCGATTCAGAAAAAAAACTACACCATATTACGAGGAGCGTTACAAGACTTACCGAACGTAGAATTCAGAAAAGTACCAGAAGGAGGGGAAGAGAGTTACGCTTTTTTAACTTTCTTTCTTCCTGATACAAATACAGCAAAACAAACCCATACTGCTTTGGGCAAGGCAGGTGTAGATGCCTGTTTTTATTGGTATGACAACAATTGGCATTATTACCGGGAATGGCAACACCTAATTGAAAAACGTTCTTTGGGGAAATTACCACAAGAAGTCTACAAGCAACTACCAGACTATTCTAAGTCTGATTTTTCAGCTTCGGACAAGTGGGTAGGCCGCACTATTTCATGTCTTATTAAATTAAGCTGGTCAGAAGAAGAAGTTAAGGAACGTGCACAAAAAATGGTTCAGATCATATCACAAGCTTAA
- a CDS encoding nitroreductase family protein yields the protein MDSIKDLEWRYAVKKFNSEKILPEEKIERLKQAFNLTATSYGLQPITLAVIHNKKIQNQLVEHSYKQQQVVQASHVLVICIQNEINESYINRYFEQVKKVRGTSQDILDPFKNALMADFSKKEIHEIEQWSKNQAYLALGNLLTICALEKIDSCPMEGFVPSSYDDILNLKEKGLTSVLVLPVGYRADDDMFSGFKKVRKNIEESIIEIN from the coding sequence TTGGATTCTATTAAAGATTTAGAATGGCGTTATGCCGTAAAGAAGTTTAATTCGGAAAAAATACTTCCCGAAGAAAAAATTGAACGTTTAAAACAGGCCTTCAATCTCACCGCCACTTCTTACGGTCTGCAGCCAATAACTTTGGCAGTGATTCATAACAAAAAGATACAGAATCAACTTGTTGAACACTCGTATAAACAACAACAAGTAGTTCAGGCTTCCCATGTATTGGTAATTTGTATTCAGAACGAAATTAATGAATCCTATATCAATCGGTATTTTGAACAAGTTAAAAAGGTAAGAGGTACGAGCCAAGATATTTTGGACCCGTTTAAAAATGCTCTCATGGCCGATTTTTCCAAAAAAGAAATACATGAGATTGAGCAATGGTCCAAAAACCAAGCATATTTGGCACTGGGTAATTTGCTCACTATTTGCGCCTTGGAAAAAATAGATTCATGCCCAATGGAAGGTTTTGTTCCTTCATCCTATGATGATATATTGAATTTGAAGGAAAAGGGATTAACCTCTGTTTTGGTACTTCCGGTGGGCTACCGCGCTGATGACGATATGTTTTCAGGATTTAAAAAAGTCCGTAAAAACATAGAAGAAAGCATCATTGAGATAAATTGA
- the rlmF gene encoding 23S rRNA (adenine(1618)-N(6))-methyltransferase RlmF, which translates to MSSEKQPKEKARLHARNKNRERYDLEALKVSNPELKEFIKPNKFGVESIDFSNPNAVRLLNKALLNHYYGIKNWDFPKENLCPPIPGRADYIHHIADLLGSTNSGNIPTGDSVSCFDVGVGASCIYPIIGVTEYGWQFFGSDINPKSIESAKQIVNSNPTLKGKVECRLQKSSRDIFKGVLSHEQKIDIVISNPPFHSSLEEAQKGTRRKIKNLSGKKVKTPELNFSGVSNELIYEGGESRFIENMIWESRKFAKNCYIFSTLVSKESNLKKIYKLLDKVEATQTKTIPMGTGNKSSRIVAWSFFSKEEQKEWIAARY; encoded by the coding sequence ATGTCATCAGAAAAACAGCCCAAAGAAAAAGCTAGACTACATGCTAGAAATAAAAACCGGGAGCGATATGATTTAGAGGCCCTAAAAGTTTCCAATCCTGAATTAAAAGAATTTATAAAACCTAATAAATTTGGAGTTGAATCCATTGATTTCTCTAACCCTAATGCGGTTAGACTTTTAAATAAAGCATTGCTAAATCATTATTACGGGATAAAGAACTGGGATTTCCCTAAAGAAAATCTATGCCCACCCATACCGGGGCGAGCAGATTATATTCATCATATAGCCGATTTGTTAGGCAGCACTAATTCCGGAAATATACCTACGGGTGATAGCGTATCTTGTTTTGACGTAGGTGTAGGTGCTAGTTGTATTTACCCAATTATTGGCGTCACGGAATATGGTTGGCAATTTTTTGGTTCTGATATTAATCCGAAATCAATTGAATCCGCTAAGCAAATTGTCAATTCTAATCCAACGCTTAAAGGTAAAGTGGAGTGTAGATTACAAAAAAGTTCGAGAGATATTTTTAAAGGTGTATTATCTCATGAGCAAAAAATTGATATTGTGATCAGTAATCCTCCATTTCATTCTTCTTTGGAGGAGGCACAAAAAGGAACCCGAAGAAAAATAAAGAACTTATCCGGAAAAAAAGTAAAAACACCTGAACTCAACTTTTCTGGAGTATCCAATGAGCTTATTTATGAAGGCGGAGAATCTAGGTTTATTGAAAATATGATTTGGGAAAGTAGAAAGTTTGCCAAAAACTGTTATATATTTTCAACCTTAGTTTCAAAAGAATCCAATCTTAAAAAGATTTACAAATTATTAGATAAAGTTGAGGCCACTCAAACCAAAACAATTCCTATGGGTACGGGCAATAAGTCTAGCCGTATAGTAGCTTGGTCCTTCTTTTCCAAAGAAGAACAAAAAGAATGGATTGCCGCCAGATATTAA
- the lpxD gene encoding UDP-3-O-(3-hydroxymyristoyl)glucosamine N-acyltransferase, which produces MISFSVSEINNILKGELIGNTSQIIKGPEELKKANDNQISFIGSPKYSKLWSDSKACAALICPKNTIEPGDNRAFIRVKNVDLAMAEILSLFKPSTPVFDVDIHPTAVVHETAKIGEGCKIGANCYVGKNVELGKGVILYPNVCIFDETTIGEATVVWSGTMIRERCVIGHHCIFHANVSIGADGFGYRPSEDGRQLVKIPQIGNVVIGNYVEIGANSCVDRAKFSSTILGDGCKIDNLVQIAHNSILGRSCIMAGHSGLAGSVTLGDGVMIGGSASIKDHTTIHSGATVCAGSGVMNDVEAGKTVLGYPAQEARDMLKEWASVRRLVKK; this is translated from the coding sequence ATGATATCTTTCTCCGTAAGTGAAATTAATAACATCTTAAAAGGTGAATTAATAGGTAACACCAGTCAAATAATTAAAGGGCCCGAAGAATTAAAAAAGGCAAATGACAATCAGATTTCTTTCATTGGAAGTCCTAAATACTCAAAACTTTGGTCGGATTCAAAAGCCTGCGCTGCTCTTATATGTCCTAAAAATACAATAGAGCCTGGTGATAACCGTGCTTTTATACGGGTAAAAAATGTGGATTTGGCCATGGCCGAAATTCTTTCACTTTTTAAGCCGTCTACACCCGTCTTTGATGTTGATATTCACCCTACTGCCGTTGTTCACGAAACTGCAAAAATTGGAGAAGGCTGTAAAATTGGTGCCAATTGTTATGTGGGCAAAAATGTTGAATTAGGTAAAGGAGTAATACTCTATCCTAATGTCTGTATTTTTGATGAAACCACTATTGGTGAAGCTACTGTGGTCTGGTCCGGAACTATGATACGCGAACGCTGTGTTATTGGTCACCATTGTATTTTTCATGCTAATGTAAGTATTGGTGCAGATGGGTTTGGATATCGCCCCAGTGAAGATGGCCGCCAACTGGTTAAAATTCCTCAAATTGGAAATGTAGTTATTGGCAATTATGTAGAAATTGGTGCCAACTCTTGCGTAGACAGAGCCAAGTTTAGCTCCACTATTCTTGGGGATGGCTGTAAAATAGATAATTTGGTACAAATAGCCCATAATAGTATTTTGGGCCGTTCATGTATTATGGCAGGCCACAGTGGTCTAGCAGGTTCTGTTACTTTGGGTGACGGGGTCATGATTGGAGGTAGTGCCTCAATAAAGGACCATACCACCATACATTCCGGAGCTACAGTTTGTGCCGGGTCTGGAGTTATGAATGACGTGGAGGCCGGTAAGACCGTTCTTGGTTACCCTGCACAAGAAGCCAGAGACATGCTTAAAGAATGGGCATCGGTCAGGAGACTGGTGAAAAAATAA
- a CDS encoding response regulator transcription factor, which translates to MESNILKIIVIDNDVTSHESYETYFNSYSEYSLKGIYASVKDALAEYDDVSPDIIFSEVSLPEINGIEGIRLFRKKDPKVKIIMLSAQNNFDLVKKAFKNTANGYLSKPVTERALYNALDSIKSEGATMSNDIISQIISKFQRKSNEFFSERENQVIDYLCQGATYKTIAEKLFVTASAINFHVQNIYLKLDVNSKSEALRKLQELEYSNALV; encoded by the coding sequence ATGGAATCAAACATTTTAAAAATTATCGTGATCGATAATGATGTAACATCGCATGAATCTTATGAGACTTATTTTAACTCGTATTCGGAGTATTCCTTAAAAGGAATTTATGCTTCGGTAAAAGATGCCCTGGCGGAATATGATGACGTTTCTCCAGACATTATTTTTTCGGAAGTTTCTTTGCCAGAAATAAACGGCATAGAAGGCATTCGTCTTTTTAGAAAGAAAGACCCGAAAGTAAAGATTATCATGCTCAGCGCACAGAACAATTTTGACTTGGTCAAAAAAGCGTTCAAAAATACCGCGAATGGCTACCTATCCAAACCGGTGACTGAACGCGCCCTTTATAATGCACTTGATTCGATCAAGTCAGAAGGCGCAACAATGAGTAATGATATAATAAGTCAGATTATTTCAAAGTTTCAGCGGAAATCAAATGAATTTTTCTCAGAGAGAGAAAACCAGGTAATTGACTATTTGTGCCAAGGAGCTACATATAAGACCATTGCCGAGAAATTATTTGTAACGGCCAGTGCCATTAATTTTCACGTGCAGAATATCTATCTAAAACTAGATGTTAATTCCAAATCGGAAGCATTAAGAAAGTTGCAAGAATTGGAGTATTCCAATGCACTGGTATAA